In Persicimonas caeni, a single window of DNA contains:
- the tnpB gene encoding IS66 family insertion sequence element accessory protein TnpB (TnpB, as the term is used for proteins encoded by IS66 family insertion elements, is considered an accessory protein, since TnpC, encoded by a neighboring gene, is a DDE family transposase.) produces the protein MLTLPRGVRIYLAREPVDMRKGIDGLSALVRQFGEDVFSGHLFVFISKRGDRLKILTWDTGGFVVFYKRLEKGTFKRPKIAAADATLRLDAAQLTLLLEGIDFSRLRRPKLWQPPETRNAS, from the coding sequence ATGCTGACCTTACCCAGAGGAGTGCGCATCTATCTCGCCCGCGAGCCGGTCGACATGCGCAAGGGCATCGACGGTCTGAGCGCTTTGGTTCGCCAGTTCGGCGAAGACGTCTTTTCCGGCCACCTTTTCGTGTTCATCTCCAAGCGAGGCGACAGACTCAAGATTCTGACCTGGGACACCGGCGGCTTCGTCGTCTTCTACAAGCGTCTGGAGAAGGGCACCTTCAAGCGACCCAAAATCGCTGCGGCCGACGCGACCCTTCGACTCGACGCAGCCCAGCTCACACTTCTTTTGGAGGGCATCGACTTTAGCCGACTTCGACGCCCGAAATTGTGGCAGCCGCCGGAAACCAGAAATGCGAGCTAA
- a CDS encoding acyl-CoA dehydrogenase family protein yields MDYGLTEDQKMYQKTARDFARDVIRPVAEHHDRTGEYPWEVIKKAHELGLTNTMVPTEYGGLGLGTLDSSIITEELAWGCTGISTAMEANQLASGPVIMYGTDEQKEKYLGMLVGPPKEDGTPHMAAYAVTEPGAGSDVAGMGTTAVKKGDKYVLNGQKMWITNGGKCSWFFVVAYTNKDAGYKGMSGFIVDADTPGIEVGKKEDNMGQRASDTRAITFDDVEVPEENLLGGKEGVGWMQAMHAFDKSRPLVAAGAVGLAQAAFEYARDYSLERKAFGKPIAKNQAISFMIAEMAMNIEAARQLVRKAAWRHDRGERNTKEAAFAKAFAADQAQKIATDAVQVYGGFGFNKEYPVEKLYRDSKIYQIYEGTSQIQRLIISREIVTDRQTSFLST; encoded by the coding sequence ATCGATTACGGACTGACAGAAGATCAGAAGATGTACCAGAAGACGGCGCGCGACTTCGCTCGCGACGTCATCCGCCCGGTCGCCGAGCACCACGACCGCACCGGTGAGTACCCCTGGGAGGTCATCAAGAAGGCGCACGAGCTTGGCTTGACCAACACGATGGTCCCCACCGAGTACGGTGGCCTGGGCCTGGGCACCCTCGACTCGTCGATCATCACCGAGGAACTCGCCTGGGGCTGCACCGGCATTTCGACGGCCATGGAGGCCAACCAGCTCGCCAGCGGCCCGGTGATCATGTACGGCACCGACGAGCAAAAGGAGAAGTACCTGGGCATGCTCGTCGGCCCGCCCAAAGAAGACGGCACCCCGCACATGGCCGCCTACGCGGTGACCGAGCCGGGCGCCGGCAGCGACGTCGCCGGCATGGGCACCACCGCGGTCAAAAAGGGCGACAAGTACGTCCTGAACGGCCAAAAGATGTGGATCACCAACGGAGGCAAGTGCTCCTGGTTCTTCGTGGTCGCCTACACCAACAAGGACGCCGGCTACAAAGGCATGAGCGGTTTTATCGTCGACGCCGACACCCCCGGCATCGAGGTGGGCAAGAAGGAAGACAATATGGGGCAGCGCGCCTCGGACACCCGCGCCATCACCTTCGACGACGTCGAGGTCCCCGAGGAGAACCTACTCGGCGGCAAAGAGGGCGTGGGCTGGATGCAGGCGATGCACGCCTTCGACAAGTCGCGCCCCTTGGTCGCCGCCGGCGCCGTCGGCCTGGCCCAGGCCGCCTTCGAGTACGCCCGCGACTACTCGCTCGAGCGCAAGGCCTTCGGCAAGCCCATCGCCAAAAACCAGGCCATCAGCTTCATGATCGCCGAGATGGCCATGAACATCGAAGCCGCCCGTCAGCTGGTGCGCAAGGCCGCCTGGCGCCACGACCGCGGCGAGCGCAACACCAAAGAAGCCGCCTTCGCCAAGGCGTTTGCCGCCGACCAGGCGCAGAAAATCGCCACCGACGCCGTGCAGGTCTACGGCGGGTTTGGCTTCAACAAAGAGTACCCGGTCGAGAAGCTGTACCGCGACTCGAAGATCTACCAAATCTACGAGGGCACGAGTCAGATCCAGCGTCTGATCATCAGCCGTGAGATCGTAACCGACCGGCAGACCTCGTTCTTGAGCACCTGA
- the tnpA gene encoding IS66 family insertion sequence element accessory protein TnpA, translated as MASPKRRGRPFWSSLVQKYEQSSDITQKEFAQKYGVRTDTFRSWLYRLRREEASTAGPSAPRFIEVDTSQVDPSPQQVTLELGELRLHLTALPDPGWLAELAALKEASSC; from the coding sequence ATGGCATCCCCGAAGAGACGCGGCCGCCCATTCTGGTCGTCCCTCGTTCAGAAGTACGAGCAGTCCAGCGACATCACCCAGAAGGAATTCGCCCAGAAGTACGGTGTACGCACCGACACCTTCCGAAGCTGGCTGTACCGGCTGCGCCGCGAAGAAGCATCCACAGCCGGCCCATCCGCACCTCGATTTATCGAAGTCGACACCAGCCAGGTCGACCCATCGCCCCAGCAGGTCACGCTCGAGCTCGGAGAGTTGCGTTTGCATTTGACCGCGCTGCCCGACCCGGGATGGCTGGCTGAGCTCGCTGCACTCAAGGAGGCGAGCTCATGCTGA